The Mucilaginibacter rubeus genomic interval ATAAAAAACTTCCGGTAAATATCAACCTGCATGATCAGCCTGAAATGGTTTTGCGGGGTACTTGTATCGGTGTACAGAAACCTGCTTTACTTCCCGGTCGCGGCACTTATGAGTATCCTTACACCCCTCAAAACTTCCCATGGTTTTATGATAAAGCTTTATGGATCCGTTACCTGGATTCATTGGCGCATAACCGGATGAATTCCCTGTATTTATGGAACGGGCACCCCTTTGCCTCGCTGGTGCGGGTAAAGGAATATCCTTACGCTGTTGAGGTTGATGACGCCACTTTTAAGCAAAATGAAGAGATCTACAGCTTTTTAGCCGATGAAGCTGATAAGCGCGGCATCTGGCTTATTCAGGGATTTTATAATATCATTGTATCCAAACCCTTCGCCGAAAAAAATAACCTGAAAACGCAGGACAGGAACCGGCACATTGTACCTATCATTGCCGACTATACCCGCAAATCTATCGCGGCCTTTGTTCAAAAATATCCGCATGTGGGTTTATTGGTTACGCTGGGCGAGGCCATGGAAGGCGTAGGGCAAGATGATATCGACTGGTTTACGCAAACCATTATTCCGGGGGTAAAGGACGGATTAAAAGCTTTGGGCCGCACCGATGAACCGCCGATTGTACTCCGGGCTCATGATACCGATGCCCCCGCGGTGATGAAATATGCCAAGCCGCTTTATTCAAATTTATACACCGAAGCAAAGTACAACGGCGAGGCGCTAACTACTTATGAACCCCATGGCCCCTGGGCCGATCTGCACCGCACGTTGAGTAGCATTGGTACCGTACAAATAGAGAATGTGCATATCATGGCTAACCTGGAGCCTTTCCGTTATGGCTCGGCCGATTTTATTCAGAAATGTGTACAGGCCATGCATACGGTTTATGGTGCTAATGCCCTGCACCTATACCCGCAGGCATCATATTGGGATTGGCCTTATACTGCTGATAATACCGGCGGCGAGCGTTTGCTGCAGTTAGATAGGGACTGGATCTGGTATAAAGCATGGTCGCGCTATGCCTGGGATAGCAAGCGGGACAGGGCCGGCGAAATAAGCTATTGGGCAAAGCAACTGGCTGATAAATACGGATGCGATCAGGCACATGGCGAGGCCATCTTAAAAGCTTATGAGCAATCGGGCAATATCTCGCCCGAACTGCTGCGCCGCTTTGGTATTACCGATGGCAACCGCCAAACCATGACTTTGGGCATGCTGATGAGCCAGTTGGTTAATCCCGAAAAATATGGTTTGTTTTCGCTGCTGTACAATTCAGAGGGCCCGGTTGGTGAAATGATGAGCGAATATGCCGAGAGAGAATGGAAACACCAGCTGCATGTCGGCGAAACGCCGGTTAAGGTGATCGATAGCGTAATACTACAGGGACAAAAGGCGGTTGAGGCTATCAACGAAGCGTCTGCAAAGGTAACTAAAGACAAAGCAGAGTTTGATCGCCTGAAAAACGACATGTATTGCTATAACGCCATGGCCAATAACTATGCCTACAAGGCAAAAGCGGCTTTGTGGGTATTGCGCTATAAATATTCGGATAATGTTGCCGATCTGGAAAAGGCTTTGCCCGAACTGCAAATCAGTCTGGATTATTATAAACAACTGGTGAAACTAACCGAAAATACTTACCTGTATGCCAACAGCATGCAAACCAAACAACGCAAAATCCCGGTTGGAGGTAATGATGCCAAAATGAAAACCTGGGCCGAGCTTTTGCCGGTTTACCAAAAGGAACTGGACAATTTTAAACGCAATATTGATTCGCTAAAATCGCCTCAAACACAGCAAAAGCAAAAAGAGGTTGCAGTTTTGAAAGATGCGCCTGTGAAGTTTGAAAATAATAGCTATCAGGTCAACGCCGGTGAGAGGGTATTTGCCGATACATCGGCAGCAATCAAAAATATCGCGAAAGAACTGGCAGGTTTAAAAGGTGTAAAGCTACCTAAGGCAGATCAGCAAAAGAACGGTACAACCATCAGCTTTAAAAATGACAGACCGGTAAAGGTATTGGTTGGCTTTTTCAACAGTAAAATGCCTCAATACCTGCCCGAACCACAACTGGAAACAGATGCCAGCGCTAACGATTATGGTCAGGCAGATATCAAGATTGCCAATGCTATTCAAATTGATGGCTTGCCGCCGGTAAATATTCATACTTATACCTTTAAAGCTGGTTCAAATACACTTACCTTGGGTAAAGGTGCGGCCTTGGTTTTGGGCATTGTTGATGCGGAGGCCAATGTGCCGGTGTACGATGCCGGCTTAAGCAACGAAGGTAATATCAAAGATTTACGCTGGCTTTTTAACTGATGTTTATGAATAGCAGGAAAAGTTTTTATATCGCTATGTTAATGTTTGGAGTTGTACAGGCTTTTGCCCAGCAACCCCTTAAGCTTTGGTATAAACAGCCCGCTCAAAAATGGACGGATGCCTTACCCATAGGTAATGGCCGCATTGGTGGCATGATTTATGGCGGCGTTACCGAAGACCATATCCAATATAACGAACAAAGCCTGTGGACAGGCGGCCCGCGCGACTATAACCGCAAAGGTGCCGTGAAATATTTGGAGCCCATCCGTAAGCTCCTTGCTGATGGTAAACAAGCCGAAGCAGAGGCCATGGCCCAACAACATTTTATGGGTACGAAGAGCGATGAAGCTACCTATGCTGCTGATTCTGCAAAGTGGTTTAAGATGATAGGTTCGTACCATTTGCCACAAGACGAGCTATTTCATGATGATAATCTTAAAACTATCAATTTGCCGACAGAACAGGGATGGGAAGTCTCGCCAGGGTTTGAAGGAGTTGATGGCGCGGTTTGGTTCATAAAACATTTTAATGTTCCGGCTGATTGGAAAGGGAAGAACCTGGTGATCAGTTTAGGCAGGATACGAGATATCGACCGCACCTGGCTTAATGGAGATTACATCGGCACAACTTCGGGTAACGCCTACCGGAAATACATTATCCCGGCAAATAAAATACATATCGGTGAGAATAGGCTTGCAGTACAGGTAATCAACTTTTATGATAAGGGTGGCTTTACGAGCAACGCTAAAACTTTATCAGTTTATCCCGAAGGAAGTGAAAATGATGCGATTAGCCTTGCCGGTGAATGGAAGTATTTTATACAGGATGATAAGCCACCTGCATATCCCCGCTACAATGCCGATTATCAGCCCTTCGCTGATTTGTACCTGCAATTTCCAAAGCAGGAGGTAACAGACTATAAACGCGATCTTGATCTTACCACCGCCACCGCGCACGTGAGTTATAAAGCAGATGGTGTTATTTATACCCGCGAGTACTTTAGCAGTGCGCCTGATCAGGTGATGGCTGTACATTTAATTGCCGATAAACCGGGCAAAATTAGCCTGAAAGCTTTGCTTGGCAGTCTGCACAAAAACTACGTTATCCGTAAAATTGATGATCATACGCTCGGCCTGTCTTTAAAAGTAAAAGATGGTGTTTTGCGTGGCGTAAGCTACTTGCATGTACAGGCCATGGGTGGTAAGGTTGTGGTAACCCCAAAGAATATATCAGTCACAGGAGCTAACGAAGCTACATTTTATCTCACAGCGGCAACCAATTTTAAAAACTATCATGATGTATCAGGTAATCCGGAGGCTATCTGCAAAGCTCAAATAGCGGCAATAACGCACAAGAATTATGCAGCTATCAGAGATGCTCACATTAAAGATTATCAAAGGTATTTCAATACATTTTCCATCGATTTAGGTAAGGGCGAAAACGCGGACCTGCCGACGGATGAACGGATCCTGAAATTTGGCCAGTCGGTCGATCCCTCATTTATCAGCCTTTATGCGCAATATGGCAGGTATTTGCTGATCTCATCATCAAGACCGGGCAACGGACCCGCAAATTTGCAGGGCTTGTGGAACAACCTGCTCACGCCGCCCTGGGGCAGCAAGTTTACTACTAATATTAACCTTCAAATGAATTACTGGCCTGCTGAGGTGCTTAACTTATCAGCTTGCAGTCAGCCGTTTTTTAGTATCGTTGATGACCTTTCAAAAACAGGTCATGAAACCGCGGCTGAACACTATGGCGCGCCAGGTTGGGTATTGCACCATAATACCGATTTATGGCGAGGGGCGGCACCTGTTAACGCTTCCAACCATGGTATCTGGGTTAGCGGGGCCGCGTGGCTTTGTCACCAGTTATGGGAGCACTATTTGTACACCGGCGATAAAGGTTTTCTGCAAAAAAGAGCATATCCCGAAATGAAAGGTGCCGCGGAGTTTTTCGTACACTTTTTGGTTAAAAATCCTAAAACAGGATACCTCATCAGCACGCCGTCTAACTCGCCGGAGCATGGTGGTTTGGTTGCCGGGCCAACAATGGATCATCAAATCATCCGTGATCTGTTAAAAAACTGCCTCGAAGCAGCTAAAGTGCTTAACATTGATAAGGCTTTTGCCGATACGCTCAAGTTAAAATACAGCCAGATAGCGCCCAATAAAATTGGCAAATACGGCCAGCTGCAGGAATGGATGGAAGATAAAGATGATACCACGGATACTCATCGCCACGTTTCGCATATGTGGGGCGTTTATCCCGGAACGGATATTACTTTTAAAACGCCGGAACTATTGAATGCCGCCGAAAAATCTATGAAATACCGTGGCGATGAAGGTACCGGCTGGAGCATTGCCTGGAAGGTAAATATCTGGGCGCGGATGCACCAGGGCGATCATGCTTATCTCATGTTAACCAAACTATTGTCGCCTGCCGATGTAAGCTCGGGTAAGGAGAAGGGCGGAGTTTACCATAACCTGTTCGACGCACACCCGCCATTTCAGATTGATGGAAATTTTGGCGGTGCGGCAGGTTTAGCCGAAATGCTTTTACAAAGTCAGGGCGATGCTATAGAATTGCTGCCAGCCTTACCAACTGCTTTACCACAAGGTAGTATCAAAGGTATTTGTGCCAGGGGTGGTTTCGTGTTGGATCTTGAATGGCAAAACGGGCGCTTGAAAAATCTGCAGGTACTTTCAAAATTGGGTAAAACCTGTCGCTTGGCTTATGCCGGAAGGACAATCAGCATTGAAACTCAAACAGGTAAAAACTATCGCTTTGATGCCGATCTGAAACAATTGTAAAAGATGGGCGAAGCGCAAAAATATCGCAGCGGGATTGCAGTAAAAGAACAATGTGTTTTAGCACTGTGTGATTGCCCTTTTGAGAGAGTAGTAGCCCATAAGGCTATAGAGAAGTTTAAAGCGCGTTGGGTTGCGCGATTCCCTCCCCAGGGAGGGTGTAGGGAGGGGTTTCGGCGAGATATCTTGTCGTCAGAAAGGCGCATAAACCCCTCCCTGCCAACACGCAATCCTAACGCGCCCCTCCCAGGGGAGGGAATTGTCAATTCATGGGCTATTACTCTTGGGAAAGAGGGAGGGCTGTGTTTCCCTTTTTTTAAGCTAATCGCCTCATTGCTGCTTCTACTCCTTTTTTCCAATAGTTACCTTTTTGCACAGCGTAAAGATGTTTTATTAAATACCAACTGGAGAAGCATCGCCGATGATAACAATCCAAAAGCTAATGCCGGTTTTGAAAAAGCCGGTTTTATTGATGCCCAATGGCAAAGGGTAAACGTACCTCATAACTGGGACACTTACGGAGGCTATCGCCGCCTCAAACATGGCAACAGGCACGGCACCGCGTGGTACCGCAAAATATTCACGCTTGAGAAAAAACAAAACGATAAGCGGTATTTCCTGTGGTTTGAGGGGGTAGGCTCTTATGCTACTATTTGGCTCAACGGAAAGCAGGTTGGGTACCACGCCGGCGGACGTACGTCTTTTACTATTGATGTAACAGATGCTATCAAAGCAGGCAAACAAAACCTGTTATGCGTCCGGGCAGATCATCCTTCGTTTATTAAAGATCTGCCCTGGGTTTGCGGCGCCTGTTCAGATGATCCGGGGTTTTCGGAGGGTTCGCAGCCAATGGGGATTTTCAGACCGGTGCATTTGATGGTTACAAACGCTATCAGGATTGAACCCTTTGGCGTACATATCTGGAATGATACCACCGTTCGCGAAAAATCAGCTACACTTAACCTCGAAACTGAAGTTAAAAACTACAACGGTAAGCCATCTGCAATAACCATAATAAACAGCATGGTTGATGCCGGTGGTAAAACTATCGCGCAAGCAAAAACAAATAAAATATTAAAAGCCGGTGAAGTTAATACGGTAAGTCAACAGTTTGCCGATGTTAAAAATGTACAGCTTTGGTCGTTGGAGAAACCTTACCTGTACCATGTAATAACAGAGGTTTGGGCCGATGGAAAATTGATCGACAGGATGCAAACACCTTATGGTATCCGGTGGATTAGCTGGCCCATTGGCAGGAATAATAACGACAATCGTTTTTACCTCAATGGAAAGCCTGTTTTTATCAATGGCATTGCCGAGTATGAACACCTGATGGGAAAAAGCCAGGCTTTTGAAGCCCAGGAGATCAAAGCCCGGGTAATGCAGGTAAAGGCCGCCGGTTTTAATGCTTTCCGGGATGCGCATCAACCACATAATCTTGCCTATCAGGAGTATTGGGATAAGCTGGGGATTTTATGGTGGCCGCAGTATTCGGCGCATATCTGGTATGATTCGCCGGAGTTCAGGGCCAATTATAAAGCTTTATTGGTTGACTGGGTTAAGGAACGGCGTAACAACCCCTCGGTTATATTATGGGGCTTACAGAACGAAAGTAAGCTACCTGCTGACTTTGCCCGGGAATGCAGCGACATTATCCGCAAGCTTGATCCTACGGCTTCGTCGCAACGCAAAATAACAACCTGCAACGGCGGTGAAGGTACCGATTGGGACGTGCCTCAAAACTGGACAGGCACTTACGGCGGTAATCCGCTTACTTACGGCGAAGACCTAAAAAAACAAATATTAGTAGGTGAGTATGGGGCCTGGCGAAGCCTTGGTTTACATACCGAAGGGCCTTTTGATGCAAACGGCCCGCTAAGTGAAGACCGTATGACCCAGCTGATGGAAACTAAAGCCCGCCTGGCCGAGTCTGTAAAAGATCAGGTAGCGGGCCATTTTCAATGGCTGTTATACTCGCATGAAAACCCCGGAAGAACGCAAGGTGGCGAAGGTCAGCGCGAGCTGGACAGGGTTGGTCCTGTTAATTACAAGGGTCTGTTTACACCCTGGGGGCAGCCAACCGATGCTTTTTACATGTACAGGGCCAATTATGCGCCAAAAGATAAGGAGCCGATGGTTTACATTGTATCGCATACCTGGCCAAACCGCTGGTTGGCTCCCGGCAAAAAGGATAGCATAATTGTTTATTCCAACTGCGATGAGGTTGAGCTTTTTAATGATGTCAATCATGCGTCATTAGGCAAACGAAAACGGCAGGGTATCGGCACACATTTTCAGTGGGATGCTGTAGATATTAAATACAATGTGCTGTATGCTGTGGGATATGTTAATGGTAAGCAGGTAACGCACGATGAGATTATGCTGAACCACCTGCCGCTGGCACCTCATCTGCCCAAAGAGAATCCAGCTATCCTGAAACCGGAAGCCGGTTATAACTATTTGTACCGCCTCAATTGCGGCGGACCGGATTACACCGATATCTATGGCAATACCTGGATGGCCGATAAGCATCAGGATAATAAAGAACAGCCCGGCTCTACATCGTGGACGGATGATTACCCTGGTATGCCTGCATTTTTTGCCAGTCAGCAACGCACTTTTGACAGGATCAGCAATACTGCGGATGGGGGGTTGTTCCAGACTTTCAGGTATGGTTTGGATAAACTGAAATTCAATTTTCCGGTACCGGATGGCGATTACCGCATCGAACTATATTTTACCGAACCCTGGTATGGCACAGGTGGCGGGGTAGACTGCTCGGGCTGGCGTTTGTTTGATATAGCGGTGAATAATAAAACCATGATCCGCAATCTGGACATCTGGAAGGAAGCAGGCTATGCTGAGGCGCTTAAGAAAAGTATCACCGCGCACGTTATGGGCGGGATGCTAACCATATCTTTTCCAAATGCCGCGGCCGGCGAAGCTATCATATCAGGCATAGCTATCAGTACTTTAAATAAGGTTACAAAGCCAAACCAGTCGGGCAAAGGGATAATCGGCCAATTACAAGGCAATAGTAAGTGGGCGATAAAAAACTGGATGGACATCGGCCAAAAACAATACACCGATGCCGGGGTAAGCTTTAATGATCTGCCGCCGATATTTTACGGTGCAGATTGGATAAGTACAGCAAATTCGGTTCAAGGGCAAACAGGCTCGTTTAGTTTGAATGCTGATGCTGACGTATATGTTGCCATGGACAAGTCAGCATCGGACAGGACAGATTGGGTTGCCGGTTATGAAAATACCGGTTTATTTGTAAAAAATGATGCCGATGGGCGGCATCAACTGTCTGTTTACAGGAAGCGTTTCAGAAAGGCTGATGTAGTTACGTTGGGCGAAAATAAAGGCAGGTTCATGTACACCGTGGTGGTGATGCCTGTTACTTCGTTGCAACCGGCTACTGATCTTCGTAAAACCGTAAGCTATAAGGCGGAGACGGCTGAAATAAGAGGCGAGGGCTTAAAAGCCGATACCCTGAACGGAAAGAAAGTAATTAAATTTAGCAGTGTGGCAGGTGGCAGTGTGGCATTCGCGTTAACACCGGGTGTTGCCGATCTGTATGCCTTACGCATAAAATATTATAACCTGAGCAATCAAACTTTTACGGCAAAAATGCAATTACTGGCCGCCGATGGTACGGTGATGAAGGAGGAAGAACTGAGTTTTAAACCGGTTGCCAAAAATAAATCGGGCACGGTTACAACTAATACGGGCACAAGTATCAACGCGGGTAATTATAAACTGGTAATCACAGGCATTAAGGCCGATGGTTTAGCTGTTTCGGGTATCGAAATGCAATAAAATATTAACATGAAGAAAAGTATCTGCCTATTGTTTTTGTTACTGCCCTTCGGCGTTTTTGCTCAAAGCCTGAAGGTGTTAAACCTGCAATGCGAGTATAAAACAAACCCGCTGGGCATCGAATCGCTTAAGCCAAAGTTGAGTTGGCAAATGCAAAGCGATGCCCGCAATATAATGCAAACCGCTTACCGGGTTTTGGTGGCCGATGACGCTGCTAAGCTGGCAAACAATAATGCGGATGTATGGGATTCGGGCAAGGTTTCATCCAGCGCATCTTTACAGGTTTCCTATAATGGCAAGCCTATGCAGGCCGCAAAAACTTATTACTGGAAGGTGATGATTTGGGATAATCATGGCAAAGCATCGGCCTGGAGCAATATTACCAATTGGCAAATGGGCCTGCTCACAAAAGCCGACTGGCACAATGCCGAGTGGATTGCTTACGATAAACTGCCTGATTCATCGGCCATTGTTCCCTTTTATCATGGTAAAGGTCCCAAAAAGTTGGGTGCTGCCAATGATGTTTTGCCTTTAATGCGTAAGGGTTTTAATGTTAATGGCAAGCTAAAAAAAGCCACGCTTTATTTATGCGGATTGGGGCATTTTGAGCTGAGTCTGAATGGTAAAAAAGTAGGAGATCATTTCCTTGATCCAGGTTGGACAAAGTATGATAAACAGGCCTTGTATGTGCCTTTTGATATCACTGATCAGCTTGTTTCTGGTAAAAATACCATTGGCGTAACGCTGGGCAACGGGTTCTACTATATCCCGCGCGATAGGCGTTACCGAAAGCTCACCGGTGCTTTCGGATATCCCAAAATGATTTGCCGTTTGATGTTAGAATATGACAAGAGTAGGGTAGATAATGTGGTTAGTGATGGCTCATGGAAAACAACTCCTTCGCCGGTTACTTTCAGCAGTATTTACGGCGGAGAGGATTATAACGCCAATCTTGAACAACCGGGTTGGGATACCAACAACTTTGATGATTCAAAATGGCGCGGCGTGGTTAAGGTAGATGGCATACCTGAGCTAAACGCGCAAATGGCCGAGCCTTTGAAAATTATGCAGGAGCTGAAACCGCAAAGTAAAAAGCAACTCGCTAATGGCGCATGGATCTATGATCTTGGTCAAAACTTTTCAGGCATCCCACAGATCAGCGTTCAGGGCAAAAAAGGAGATACCGTACGCATTATCCCTGCCGAACTGGTTAACGAGGATGGTAGCGCCAACCAGAAAGCATCCGGCAGTCCGCATTATTATAGCTACGTATTGAAGGGTAACGGCATTGAAACCTGGCATCCTCTGTTTACTTACTACGGTTTCAGGTATTTGCAGGTGCAGGGCGCGGTTCCCCAGGGTGAAACCAACACATCGCAGCAACCCATAATTGTTGATGTTAAAGGACTGCACACCCGTAACTCAGCAGTAACAGTCGGGAATTTCGCCTGCTCAAACGAGCTGTTTAACAAAACTTTTAAATTGATTGACTGGGCCATGAAAAGCAATATGGCCAGCGTATTTACCGATTGCCCTCACCGCGAAAAACTGGGCTGGCTGGAAGAAGCGCACTTGGTTGGCAGTTCGCTGCATTACAATTACGATATAGTTGGGTTGGCACGTAAGTGTATCAACGATATGCGTATTTCCCAAACCGAGGATGGGCTGATTCCCGAGATTTCGCCCGAATATGTAAAGTTTGACGAGCCATTCCGCGATTCGCCCGAGTGGGGGAGTAATGCGGTGATCCTGCCCTGGTACGTGTTCCAATGGTATGGCGATAAGGAAGTGCTTACGCAAAATTATGATATGATTAAACGGTACCTGGCCTATCTCGACAAAAAATCAAAAAATCATTTATTGTACCAGGGCCTGGGCGATTGGTATGATCTGGGCCCAAACCCTCCTGGTGTTTCGCAATTAACACCTCAGGGCATTACGGCAACCTCGCTTTATTATTACGATCTGGATATAGCCGCCAAAATAGCTACCCTGCTTGGCAAAAACGATGATGCCGTATCATATAAAAAGGTGGCTGCTGAAGTAAAGCAGGCTTATAATAAAACATTTTTTAACGCTGAAACAAAGCAATATGGCACCGGCAGTCAGGCAGCCAACGCCATGTCGATTTATGCCGGTTTGGTTGAGTCACAGTATAAAAAAGCTGTGGTGAACAATATCGTAAAAGATATCCGTGGCCGTGGCAATGCTCTTACCGCAGGCGATATAGGTTATCGTTACTTGTTGCGTGTGCTGGATGATGAAGGCCTTTCGGATGTAATATATGATATGAACAGTCGTGCCGATGTGCCGGGTTATGGTTATCAGTTGGCTCATGGCGCTACAGCCTTAACGGAATCATGGGCGGCGCTGCCTTCAGTGTCCAATAACCACTTTATGTTGGGGCACCTGATGGAATGGTTTTACAGCGGCCTTGCAGGAATCCGGCCAACTGATGATGCCATCGCGTTTAATAAAATAGAGATCAGGCCGGAAGCGG includes:
- a CDS encoding glycosyl hydrolase family 95 catalytic domain-containing protein, whose translation is MNSRKSFYIAMLMFGVVQAFAQQPLKLWYKQPAQKWTDALPIGNGRIGGMIYGGVTEDHIQYNEQSLWTGGPRDYNRKGAVKYLEPIRKLLADGKQAEAEAMAQQHFMGTKSDEATYAADSAKWFKMIGSYHLPQDELFHDDNLKTINLPTEQGWEVSPGFEGVDGAVWFIKHFNVPADWKGKNLVISLGRIRDIDRTWLNGDYIGTTSGNAYRKYIIPANKIHIGENRLAVQVINFYDKGGFTSNAKTLSVYPEGSENDAISLAGEWKYFIQDDKPPAYPRYNADYQPFADLYLQFPKQEVTDYKRDLDLTTATAHVSYKADGVIYTREYFSSAPDQVMAVHLIADKPGKISLKALLGSLHKNYVIRKIDDHTLGLSLKVKDGVLRGVSYLHVQAMGGKVVVTPKNISVTGANEATFYLTAATNFKNYHDVSGNPEAICKAQIAAITHKNYAAIRDAHIKDYQRYFNTFSIDLGKGENADLPTDERILKFGQSVDPSFISLYAQYGRYLLISSSRPGNGPANLQGLWNNLLTPPWGSKFTTNINLQMNYWPAEVLNLSACSQPFFSIVDDLSKTGHETAAEHYGAPGWVLHHNTDLWRGAAPVNASNHGIWVSGAAWLCHQLWEHYLYTGDKGFLQKRAYPEMKGAAEFFVHFLVKNPKTGYLISTPSNSPEHGGLVAGPTMDHQIIRDLLKNCLEAAKVLNIDKAFADTLKLKYSQIAPNKIGKYGQLQEWMEDKDDTTDTHRHVSHMWGVYPGTDITFKTPELLNAAEKSMKYRGDEGTGWSIAWKVNIWARMHQGDHAYLMLTKLLSPADVSSGKEKGGVYHNLFDAHPPFQIDGNFGGAAGLAEMLLQSQGDAIELLPALPTALPQGSIKGICARGGFVLDLEWQNGRLKNLQVLSKLGKTCRLAYAGRTISIETQTGKNYRFDADLKQL
- a CDS encoding malectin domain-containing carbohydrate-binding protein, whose protein sequence is MLLLLLFSNSYLFAQRKDVLLNTNWRSIADDNNPKANAGFEKAGFIDAQWQRVNVPHNWDTYGGYRRLKHGNRHGTAWYRKIFTLEKKQNDKRYFLWFEGVGSYATIWLNGKQVGYHAGGRTSFTIDVTDAIKAGKQNLLCVRADHPSFIKDLPWVCGACSDDPGFSEGSQPMGIFRPVHLMVTNAIRIEPFGVHIWNDTTVREKSATLNLETEVKNYNGKPSAITIINSMVDAGGKTIAQAKTNKILKAGEVNTVSQQFADVKNVQLWSLEKPYLYHVITEVWADGKLIDRMQTPYGIRWISWPIGRNNNDNRFYLNGKPVFINGIAEYEHLMGKSQAFEAQEIKARVMQVKAAGFNAFRDAHQPHNLAYQEYWDKLGILWWPQYSAHIWYDSPEFRANYKALLVDWVKERRNNPSVILWGLQNESKLPADFARECSDIIRKLDPTASSQRKITTCNGGEGTDWDVPQNWTGTYGGNPLTYGEDLKKQILVGEYGAWRSLGLHTEGPFDANGPLSEDRMTQLMETKARLAESVKDQVAGHFQWLLYSHENPGRTQGGEGQRELDRVGPVNYKGLFTPWGQPTDAFYMYRANYAPKDKEPMVYIVSHTWPNRWLAPGKKDSIIVYSNCDEVELFNDVNHASLGKRKRQGIGTHFQWDAVDIKYNVLYAVGYVNGKQVTHDEIMLNHLPLAPHLPKENPAILKPEAGYNYLYRLNCGGPDYTDIYGNTWMADKHQDNKEQPGSTSWTDDYPGMPAFFASQQRTFDRISNTADGGLFQTFRYGLDKLKFNFPVPDGDYRIELYFTEPWYGTGGGVDCSGWRLFDIAVNNKTMIRNLDIWKEAGYAEALKKSITAHVMGGMLTISFPNAAAGEAIISGIAISTLNKVTKPNQSGKGIIGQLQGNSKWAIKNWMDIGQKQYTDAGVSFNDLPPIFYGADWISTANSVQGQTGSFSLNADADVYVAMDKSASDRTDWVAGYENTGLFVKNDADGRHQLSVYRKRFRKADVVTLGENKGRFMYTVVVMPVTSLQPATDLRKTVSYKAETAEIRGEGLKADTLNGKKVIKFSSVAGGSVAFALTPGVADLYALRIKYYNLSNQTFTAKMQLLAADGTVMKEEELSFKPVAKNKSGTVTTNTGTSINAGNYKLVITGIKADGLAVSGIEMQ
- a CDS encoding family 78 glycoside hydrolase catalytic domain — protein: MKKSICLLFLLLPFGVFAQSLKVLNLQCEYKTNPLGIESLKPKLSWQMQSDARNIMQTAYRVLVADDAAKLANNNADVWDSGKVSSSASLQVSYNGKPMQAAKTYYWKVMIWDNHGKASAWSNITNWQMGLLTKADWHNAEWIAYDKLPDSSAIVPFYHGKGPKKLGAANDVLPLMRKGFNVNGKLKKATLYLCGLGHFELSLNGKKVGDHFLDPGWTKYDKQALYVPFDITDQLVSGKNTIGVTLGNGFYYIPRDRRYRKLTGAFGYPKMICRLMLEYDKSRVDNVVSDGSWKTTPSPVTFSSIYGGEDYNANLEQPGWDTNNFDDSKWRGVVKVDGIPELNAQMAEPLKIMQELKPQSKKQLANGAWIYDLGQNFSGIPQISVQGKKGDTVRIIPAELVNEDGSANQKASGSPHYYSYVLKGNGIETWHPLFTYYGFRYLQVQGAVPQGETNTSQQPIIVDVKGLHTRNSAVTVGNFACSNELFNKTFKLIDWAMKSNMASVFTDCPHREKLGWLEEAHLVGSSLHYNYDIVGLARKCINDMRISQTEDGLIPEISPEYVKFDEPFRDSPEWGSNAVILPWYVFQWYGDKEVLTQNYDMIKRYLAYLDKKSKNHLLYQGLGDWYDLGPNPPGVSQLTPQGITATSLYYYDLDIAAKIATLLGKNDDAVSYKKVAAEVKQAYNKTFFNAETKQYGTGSQAANAMSIYAGLVESQYKKAVVNNIVKDIRGRGNALTAGDIGYRYLLRVLDDEGLSDVIYDMNSRADVPGYGYQLAHGATALTESWAALPSVSNNHFMLGHLMEWFYSGLAGIRPTDDAIAFNKIEIRPEAVGNVTWAKANYQSPYGNISSSWAKGKGQFKLEVSIPANTTASIFMPVKNNAAIMVDGQNIKTRHDIKFIGYHDGKAEIKAGSGNYTFIAK